The following nucleotide sequence is from Salvia splendens isolate huo1 chromosome 2, SspV2, whole genome shotgun sequence.
TACATAGTGTCACTTTTTAGTTGCTCCGTCTTGAATGGCATCAAGTTACAGCTCTAGTAgttcaatattttttctttattggtAGATTTTTATATTGTCAAGTATTTTTCTAAATTTGAATTCGATTTACCTTAATAAGCGGACTGCTAAATATCTAGTGAAATACCACGAGACTTAAGATGTCTAGAAAATCTTGGTTATTCATCTGCCATATGTTCCTTACAGAACTCGTTCTATCATGTGATATGTGGTTGTAGAATTCTTGTTTACTGAGCTTAATGCATATACAAGTAACTGGGTATCAGATGGTAGCAGTCGATGGACAGATGCTGGTGTTATTTTCCCCGAACTGTGAAAAAGTAATTAACAGCAAATTTGGTCAATCTAGGGGAATTTCTCATTAGTATTGAATATTGATATCTTGGATTAAAAGTGAGCCTGCAAATAGTGTTCTTAAAGTTGTGCTAAAGAAGCCTAATAGTATTATAATGAATGAGAAAAATCTACAGAGAAGAGTATAATTAAATGTGGGTTGATTATAGTTTGTGTCATCAACTTTCAGCATTTTTGAAAAAATGTTTCCAACTTATGTTTCACTTCAAAAACCCTCGATTTTGGAAAAAGTTTTTTCCCTCGATCATGGAAAAAGTCCTTTACTCGGGAACTGTTTGATGACACACACCCGCACAATATTGTACAATTCTTCAGAGGTGCTTTTCCATATGATTTATCGCTAATTTGACAGTGCCcaactttattttttacttgCTTCTGCATTTGTGATACAGGCCTATGTTCAACAGTTAGAAAGCAGCAGAATGAAACTGACACAACTCGAGCAAGAGCTTCAACGAGCTAGACAGCAGGTTTCTTGCTGCATTCTTTGTACAAATATGTAATTCTCGTTTCCTCTATTTTGTTTCTCAATTTAGTGAATGGTGTTTTTCCCTTTTCTGAAGGGGATATTTATTTCAAGCTCGGGGGAACAATCTCAATCGAATGGTGGAAACAGTATGAACCTCTTATTTTGACTGTCTACTTCTGTTCTATATAAAAGAATGTTTTTCGTTCAATTCAGTTTTTGAAGAGGAAAAAGGTTTCAAGCTTCTATCTTTTGAATGTGGAAGCTTTTCGAGGGTCTAGATTCGAACATTTGTTgcatcaaatcctaaaaatgaggAGTCTTTATAGCCAGCTCGGAACGTGAAACTACTTTTTACTATAAATTTTGTTTCCGTACTTTGACATCTGTGAATATCCATTTCTAGGTGCCCTGGCCTTTGATGTTGAGTACGCGAGGTGGCTGGAGGAGCACAACAAGCGGATTAACGAGCTTAGAGGTGCTGTCAATTCTCACGCGGGCGATGGTGAGCTCCGCATAATCGTTGACGGCATTGTGTCACATTATGAAGAAATCTTTCGGATAAAAGGTGATGCTGCAAAGACTGACGTCTTCCACATCTTGTCAGGCATGTGGAAGACGCCTGCTGAACGATGCTTCCTCTGGCTCGGCGGCTTCCGCTCGTCCGAACTTCTCAAGGTTTAGTCacagtttaaaaaaaattttgattCATTTGATTTCTggttatatatttagtttttgaatgtaattttttttttggatgcaGCTTCTAATTAATCAGTTAGAGCCATTGACTGAACATCAGTTATTGGCTATCAACAACTTGCAGCAGTCGTCTCAACAAGCCGAAGACGCTCTGTCTCAAGGAATGGAAGCGCTGCAGCTGTCGTTGGCTGAGACATTAGCTGGTTCCCTCGGTCCAACGGGCTCGTCTGGAAACGTTGCCAACTACATGGGTCAAATGGCGATGGCGATGGGGAAGTTGGGAACTCTCGAGGGCTTCATTCGCCAGGTTAGCTACCACTTTACTTTTGCGTTTTTTGTAATAATACCATGTACTTCTTGCCGCCTCAACATGGTGCATCCAccaataaatactccctccgtctggcAATATATGTGACGCACgtgtaaaaagttagtgaaatgtgggtcccacttttatatatatatattagttttataacgAAAGAGACAGTGGAACATGGGACCCACATGGTGAATATAGTAAATGAGGCATGTAATGGCGGACTgactgaaatggaaaaatgagacacaTATTGGCGACGGAGGAGTATTAATTACGGATTGGTAAACTCTAATTGAGGACTACTAAAACCTAATATAGAGTTTCGATGAACCTCGATCAAATTTAGCTCGGGGGGTGCACCGTACATCTGTATGCACaaaagttttatttcttctAGTAAAGGTATTTGATTATCCGTCATACAATGTAACGTTACAAACGGAAAAATCTTGGTCGCAGGCGGATAATCTGCGGCAGCAAACTCTCCAACAAATGCACCGGATACTAACAACTCGTCAGTCGGCCCGAGCTCTCTTGGCTATCAGCGACTACTTCTCCCGTCTCCGGGCCCTGAGCTCTCTCTGGCTCGCCCGTCCCCGGGAATAACGTCGGTTAGTAGTTTAGATGGGAGATGAGGGATCTTGTGGTTTGGTTTATTTCAAAATGTAACATTTAGCTTCTGCAATTGTACTGCTTGTATAATTTCTCCCCCCATTGTAAAATTTGTAGCATTTTTAGTTGTAAGTGTTTGTTTCAACAGTTTAGCTTAATATAAATTCAAGAATTGGTTGATTGTAGCCTTGTTGGAAAAATCTTGATTTGGGAATTATTTTTGGCCTTGAAAGAAAAAATGGGGGAAAAGGGGAGAAATATTGGTAAATTGCCAGAAGAATTTTGGTTATATATTCTGATTTGTTTCGCAACTTTGAATATTAGTCTTTTAATCATGAATGCTaaccttttttaaaattttgtgatGATAAAATAGTCCAATTTTTCATTTGtaatttattgtttatttaataTACTCATGTTTAAAATTAATGACATGATTAAGTTATTcgtaagaaaaattaaaatataatagtcAGAATTGTCTAGATGCTAACCTCCCAAACATTTAGTTCTTCAACTTCAATTTCTTTTACTTCAATTTCTTTTTATAATCTTATGAGAAGTCTTTTACTTCAATTTTCTAGATGCTAAGGAGTACTATAatttccctccgtcccaagcaaGATGACTCATTCCTTGGACGTCAcagaatttttttatataaattttattttgtgtgttaagtgaagagaataaagtaaaagagataaaataaagtaaagataaatgtgtttttatATCTAATAATGAGTCATTTAggtggaataaaaaaaaaggaaaatgtgtttAGTAATGAAAGTTATGTTGAttgtgacaaactaaaaatgaaactgTGTCAAGaaaggagtattatattttaaatttcattttctattttctctttttaactataattatttttattttacgaaTTCAATATGCTCTTGAAAACAAGCTGAGAGTCAAACAAATGATTTGTTGAAAGATTCGAATTTTActgataaaatatcaaaatataaatgcatCTCTCCCTTAAATCTCTCGCTTTGACATTGACTTTCGCCGGCACCGTCGATCTCTCCGGCAATCTCCGGCGGATTTGTAATCGACAAGCTCAGGTGACTATTAAGCTTCAATTGACTGCTTATGCATTTGATTTGGCAGCATGCATTCTAATGTTTGAGATTTACTAAAACTTGTACTACTATTAGGATTTGGTTTCAAGTTCGTGTTattggaatcttgaatttaagatgtccggtcaacgaaatttgaccaataataaatatgacgagacatttaatttttggaaattaaataatatggcgtcgatctacgttccgcgtagatgaccgtagtatattcactttctcaaatccgattcccggtgagtgagaaaaagtggaaACGATCAGTCCGCATGAATGCCACTCCCCATTTACTGATCGTACGCAGTTATTGAGCTTCATTACGGGATCAAACGACGCAAAGATGAGCATTGTTGTGTATCATAAGTGCTTATAGCTTCCTCGACAAAACATGTACAATGCTCTTTGATATGATGGGTTCCCAAGCCCTTAAAATAGCGACGAAATTAACTTTATAAACAAACGCTTTCATAACATCGTACCTCTTTCCTTTTTTATACATAAACGCTTTCGTAACATCGTACCTCTTTCCCACACCCCCTAACAGTCTTTCCTAAATATTTCTTGATTCAGGTTGTGTAAGGAATCATAAGATTTGGACAAATTTTGCAGATACAGTAAGAAAGAATGCTGCTCCATATTTAAATGATGTGGTGGTCGTAATTCTTCTTCATCTGCCTGCGAAATCTCTATAACCCGATTCAAATTAGTCGCAACTTGCAAGCATTTGCTCTCAATCATCTCTGCGCAGCAGTTCTGCCATCTCCATACTCTCCGCCACCCGAAACCACTGCCCTCTCTCATCCTTCGAACTCATACCTCACACTGCTTTTGCTTCAATCCAGTTTCCAGTAGCCATAAGCTCGTACCTTACAGTGTCACCGTTCCAAACTCAAAAATCTTGAATTTATGCAAcgggctgctgctgctgcagtCTGTCCATCCAGATCCGGTGGAGTACCATGTTTATAattcaaccacaaaacaatCAAGAACCATCAGCCTTACTGATAGTGAGGATTTCAAGAAGATTATTGGGCTTACCTTAGCATTTGATACTTCAAAATCGCCTCATTACAAGATCATGTGTGTCAGGGCTAAAATGAAGCCCCCTTCTGCACGTGAGAGACATTGTCGGACCTCCAACTGTCAGAGCTTCACTTGGAGGGTATGCTTGGAGCAGCTTACAGCTCCTACAGGAGCAAACTTCTCTAATGGAGTACACTGCAACAACGTGATTCACGGGGATAACTATCCTCACACTCATATATACtataatataaacaaaaatgtcGTTGGAAATTTACCTCATGCTCAAGTTCCTTGGCATGGAGGTAGAGGAGGGGTGGCTTGTCACTGTCAACTCCAAGAATCAAACGGTCTTCTCTATCATATCATCATAGTGTCGCACCTTGGTGACAAATCAATAGAAGTTTATGAACTGCAGGAAGATTATTCTCAGTGGCTACTGAAGTATCATGATGATGTTGGGCAGCTTCCGGGAATGGTAGAGTTGCACTATGCTCACTCATGTCCCTGGAAAGATTACCTTGTACAGTTTTCTCGACAAGAGATCCGAGGAGATCGTTGAT
It contains:
- the LOC121792994 gene encoding transcription factor TGA2.3-like isoform X3, whose protein sequence is MEDTSPRTDTSTDADTEDKMLRDQLQGIGASDGSDKSRDQKTLRRLAQNREAARKSRLRKKAYVQQLESSRMKLTQLEQELQRARQQGIFISSSGEQSQSNGGNSALAFDVEYARWLEEHNKRINELRGAVNSHAGDGMWKTPAERCFLWLGGFRSSELLKLLINQLEPLTEHQLLAINNLQQSSQQAEDALSQGMEALQLSLAETLAGSLGPTGSSGNVANYMGQMAMAMGKLGTLEGFIRQADNLRQQTLQQMHRILTTRQSARALLAISDYFSRLRALSSLWLARPRE
- the LOC121792994 gene encoding transcription factor TGA2.3-like isoform X2, which encodes MEDTSPRTDTSTDADTEDKMGIGASDGSDKSRDQKTLRRLAQNREAARKSRLRKKAYVQQLESSRMKLTQLEQELQRARQQGIFISSSGEQSQSNGGNSALAFDVEYARWLEEHNKRINELRGAVNSHAGDGELRIIVDGIVSHYEEIFRIKGDAAKTDVFHILSGMWKTPAERCFLWLGGFRSSELLKLLINQLEPLTEHQLLAINNLQQSSQQAEDALSQGMEALQLSLAETLAGSLGPTGSSGNVANYMGQMAMAMGKLGTLEGFIRQADNLRQQTLQQMHRILTTRQSARALLAISDYFSRLRALSSLWLARPRE
- the LOC121792994 gene encoding transcription factor TGA2.3-like isoform X1, with amino-acid sequence MEDTSPRTDTSTDADTEDKMLRDQLQGIGASDGSDKSRDQKTLRRLAQNREAARKSRLRKKAYVQQLESSRMKLTQLEQELQRARQQGIFISSSGEQSQSNGGNSALAFDVEYARWLEEHNKRINELRGAVNSHAGDGELRIIVDGIVSHYEEIFRIKGDAAKTDVFHILSGMWKTPAERCFLWLGGFRSSELLKLLINQLEPLTEHQLLAINNLQQSSQQAEDALSQGMEALQLSLAETLAGSLGPTGSSGNVANYMGQMAMAMGKLGTLEGFIRQADNLRQQTLQQMHRILTTRQSARALLAISDYFSRLRALSSLWLARPRE
- the LOC121780224 gene encoding F-box protein At5g07610-like, with protein sequence MHLSLKSLALTLTFAGTVDLSGNLRRIFSSSHKLVPYSVTVPNSKILNLCNGLLLLQSVHPDPVEYHVYNSTTKQSRTISLTDSEDFKKIIGLTLAFDTSKSPHYKIMCVRAKMKPPSARERHCRTSNCQSFTWRVCLEQLTAPTGANFSNGVHCNNVIHGDNYPHTHIYYNINKNVVGNLPHAQVPWHGGRGGVACHCQLQESNGLLYHIIIVSHLGDKSIEVYELQEDYSQWLLKYHDDVGQLPGMVELHYAHSCPWKDYLVQFSRQEIRGDR